The window CCTTCTCAATGGCCCCGTTCTCGCCAGCAGCGGACTTCGGAGCGCCGTTCCATGTGGTCGGAACGATGCACTGGTATGCGGTGATCTTGTTGTCCTTGATGGTCGACTGGTGCATGAGGGCGCCACGAGGGGCCTCGACAGCACCATAGCCGTGGTGAGAGCCGACCTTACGGGCAACGGACGAACCGGCAACCCAAGACGCCTGGGTGCCCCTGGCCGCGAGCTGATCGATCCAGCACGGCAGGGTGTGAGCGCCATCGAGCGGATCGGTCCAGTCGTCGGACCAAGACAGTGCGCCGGTGACCGGGTCCACAACAACGTCTCCAACCATGCGCTGGACCAACAGGAGCGACTCGAGCGCGCGGGCGCGGAGGCGGTCCATCACGGACAGGCCGGCGACAACGCCCGTGGGGTTGATGATGCCCTGGAGCGCCGGCGGCAGTGCCGCTTCGGGCAGCAGCCAGGCAGCGACGAGCTGAGCGGCATTGGTGCCCGCTATGACCGCACTGGTGTCGGTGCCGATGAGACCGGCGACGAGCGTCGCCGACAGCGCGTTGGGGTTGAGCCCATAGGCGGCCGAGCCCGGAAGCGCGTAGATCCCACCGTAGAGACCGGCGAGATTGCCCGCGTAGATTCCGGCCACTTTGAGTCGAGCCAGCGGTCCGACCTCACACTGCTTGCCATCCCACAGCGGAGCCTTGATGTACGAGTATCCCGCGCCGCGGTTCGGCTTCGTGCGCAGCACATCACCCGGGTACGCCTCAGTGCCCGTGTAGCTGTTTGCGGCGATGTCCGCCGCGGACTTCGAGTACCGCGAGTTCGCGATATCCTCGGTGAGGTTCCCCTCGACCGAGAAACCACTCGCCGGGTTCAGCCACTTGGACCAGACCTCAGCCTTATTCTTGGCGGTGAACGGCGTGATGCCGGGGCCACTGACGCCGCCCCTAGTGAACAGCGTGTCGTCAGTCTCAGGGAAACAGCCCCAAGACAGGAAGCGCCCAAGACCGGCGCCGTAACCCTTGCCGTCTTCCGGCGTAAGACGATCGCCGCTGATGCCCGTGTTGCCCGCGTTGTCGTAGTCGGCATAGAGCAGGCCGAGCGCGAACGCGATCGGCACGTACTCCTTGACGATCCACAGACCGACGTCACGGATGAGGCTCTTGAACTTCGCGCAGCTGGCCGCGAACGCGACCAAATCCGAGGTGTCGTTGGTAACTCCACCGGCGACGAAGCACGATGTCATCGGCATGCGTCCGGCGAACAACGCACCGGCCTCGAAGGTGAGGCGGCGCATCTTGAGCGCGGTGACGTAGCTGATGATGATGGCGTCCCACAGCTTAGGAGCGGCCGCGTTCGGAACGACCCCTTGGCCACCCACACCGTTACCGGCGCTCAGAAGCAGCGGGCTGTAGCAAGCGTCGTTGAAGTACGGCGTCCAGGGCGGAATGGCCGGACCCTGAACGTAGCTGGGGGCTGCAAGGTGGTAGAAGTGCGTGATGCTCGACATCAGGAACTCGGCACCGAGCACCAAGTTGCGGATGAGCATCGCCTTCTCAGTGATAACGCCCTTGAACGTGGTGTGACCCGGGCTGTAGCCCAGAACCGCATCAGCGGCAAAGGTTGCAGTCAGGCCATGCGGCACGGGGCAGACACCGCAGATGCGCTGCATGTACGTGATCGGGTCGTTCGGCTTGCGACCGAGAACGAAGTTCTCGAAACCACGCCACAGGTTACCGTGA of the Coriobacteriia bacterium genome contains:
- a CDS encoding nickel-dependent hydrogenase large subunit, which translates into the protein MTTYNLIAGTSEHEVDPISRIEGHLGVKVSVEGGLVKDANAHGNLWRGFENFVLGRKPNDPITYMQRICGVCPVPHGLTATFAADAVLGYSPGHTTFKGVITEKAMLIRNLVLGAEFLMSSITHFYHLAAPSYVQGPAIPPWTPYFNDACYSPLLLSAGNGVGGQGVVPNAAAPKLWDAIIISYVTALKMRRLTFEAGALFAGRMPMTSCFVAGGVTNDTSDLVAFAASCAKFKSLIRDVGLWIVKEYVPIAFALGLLYADYDNAGNTGISGDRLTPEDGKGYGAGLGRFLSWGCFPETDDTLFTRGGVSGPGITPFTAKNKAEVWSKWLNPASGFSVEGNLTEDIANSRYSKSAADIAANSYTGTEAYPGDVLRTKPNRGAGYSYIKAPLWDGKQCEVGPLARLKVAGIYAGNLAGLYGGIYALPGSAAYGLNPNALSATLVAGLIGTDTSAVIAGTNAAQLVAAWLLPEAALPPALQGIINPTGVVAGLSVMDRLRARALESLLLVQRMVGDVVVDPVTGALSWSDDWTDPLDGAHTLPCWIDQLAARGTQASWVAGSSVARKVGSHHGYGAVEAPRGALMHQSTIKDNKITAYQCIVPTTWNGAPKSAAGENGAIEKACIGVPFDNDAGEFLSKDGSTMVTSAGGIEVVRVAQTFDPCIACAVH